A portion of the Symphalangus syndactylus isolate Jambi chromosome 13, NHGRI_mSymSyn1-v2.1_pri, whole genome shotgun sequence genome contains these proteins:
- the FAM32A gene encoding protein FAM32A isoform X1, whose amino-acid sequence MEAYEQVQKGPLKLKGVAELGVTKRKKKKKDKDKAKLLEAMGTSKKNEEEKRRGLDKRTPAQAAFEKMQEKRQMERILKKASKTHKQRVEDFNRHLDTLTEHYDIPKVSWTK is encoded by the exons ATGGAGGCCTACGAGCAGGTCCAAAAGGGACCCCTGAAGCTGAAAGGCGTAGCAGAGCTGGGAGTGACCAAGCG gaagaagaaaaagaaggacaaaGATAAAGCGAAACTCCTGGAAGCAATGGGAACGAGCAAAAAGAACGAGGAGGAGAAGCGGCGCGGCCTGGACAAGCGGACCCCGGCCCAGGCGGCCTTCGAGAAAATGCAGGAGAAGCgg caAATGGAAAGGATCCTAAAGAAAGCATCCAAAACCCACAAGCAGAGAGTGGAG GACTTCAACAGACACCTGGACACACTCACGGAGCATTACGACATTCCCAAAGTCAGCTGGACGAAGTAG
- the FAM32A gene encoding protein FAM32A isoform X3 — MEAYEQVQKGPLKLKGVAELGVTKRKKKKKDKDKAKLLEAMGTSKKNEEEKRRGLDKRTPAQAAFEKMQEKRGHQTSCTATGFQGHKANAARSYAWTQNCKWKGS; from the exons ATGGAGGCCTACGAGCAGGTCCAAAAGGGACCCCTGAAGCTGAAAGGCGTAGCAGAGCTGGGAGTGACCAAGCG gaagaagaaaaagaaggacaaaGATAAAGCGAAACTCCTGGAAGCAATGGGAACGAGCAAAAAGAACGAGGAGGAGAAGCGGCGCGGCCTGGACAAGCGGACCCCGGCCCAGGCGGCCTTCGAGAAAATGCAGGAGAAGCgg GGCCATCAGACTTCCTGCACAGCAACTGGCTTCCAAGGGCACAAAGCTAACGCTGCCAGGTCTTACGCATGGACCCAGAACTG caAATGGAAAGGATCCTAA
- the FAM32A gene encoding protein FAM32A isoform X2, with protein MEAYEQVQKGPLKLKGVAELGVTKRKKKKKDKDKAKLLEAMGTSKKNEEEKRRGLDKRTPAQAAFEKMQEKRQGHQTSCTATGFQGHKANAARSYAWTQNCKWKGS; from the exons ATGGAGGCCTACGAGCAGGTCCAAAAGGGACCCCTGAAGCTGAAAGGCGTAGCAGAGCTGGGAGTGACCAAGCG gaagaagaaaaagaaggacaaaGATAAAGCGAAACTCCTGGAAGCAATGGGAACGAGCAAAAAGAACGAGGAGGAGAAGCGGCGCGGCCTGGACAAGCGGACCCCGGCCCAGGCGGCCTTCGAGAAAATGCAGGAGAAGCgg CAGGGCCATCAGACTTCCTGCACAGCAACTGGCTTCCAAGGGCACAAAGCTAACGCTGCCAGGTCTTACGCATGGACCCAGAACTG caAATGGAAAGGATCCTAA